In Leptospira perdikensis, a single genomic region encodes these proteins:
- a CDS encoding TolC family protein: MKRIIITSIFLFTFSCIPALLERDKEDLKLPDEFLNWESSEKSEKLVNQIWKEFFKESQLVELIDVAIENNQELAILEQEINISNNEVFARQGEYLPKLSLQADGGSEQKERFSTPNANSPTLFAHGGLVMSWEIDIWKKLRNATKSAYLRYLAGIEGKRYVVTNLVAEITDTYFELIALDNQLTLVENYIEVLTKVKEIVVLQREAGRTTSLAVKRFEAEVSKNLARKFDIVQRIAITENRLNFLLGRFPEKITRKSGDFLDITLPEIQKSVPVDLLENRPDIKQATLILESRKLDVEVARAKFYPSLMIDGNIGYEAFNSKHFKGTPVSLAYGLGGGIIAPLINRKAIEANYATANNLQIQALYNYEVSLLKAFTEVTNQIVKINNLNQKFEAKTKQVLNLKESVEISNILFKAGRIDYIDVLFTQRDFLEAQIEVYELKYSLLESNVGLYKALGGGWRGQKEPEGQRKTSNF; this comes from the coding sequence ATGAAACGAATTATCATTACCTCAATATTTTTATTCACATTCTCTTGTATTCCCGCTCTTTTAGAAAGAGACAAAGAAGATTTAAAACTCCCTGATGAATTTTTAAATTGGGAAAGTTCCGAAAAATCGGAGAAGTTGGTAAATCAAATTTGGAAGGAATTTTTCAAAGAATCACAGTTAGTGGAACTCATTGACGTTGCGATTGAAAACAACCAGGAACTTGCAATCTTAGAACAAGAAATCAATATTTCTAACAATGAAGTGTTTGCAAGACAAGGGGAATACCTTCCAAAATTATCCCTCCAAGCTGATGGTGGAAGCGAACAAAAAGAACGTTTTAGTACACCAAATGCAAATTCTCCTACTCTCTTTGCCCATGGTGGGCTTGTGATGAGTTGGGAAATTGATATTTGGAAAAAATTACGAAACGCAACTAAGTCAGCTTATCTTCGTTATCTGGCTGGAATCGAAGGAAAACGATATGTTGTCACTAACTTAGTGGCCGAAATAACTGATACTTATTTTGAACTCATCGCCCTCGACAACCAACTCACTTTGGTGGAGAACTACATTGAAGTACTAACCAAAGTCAAAGAGATTGTTGTTCTACAAAGAGAAGCTGGGCGAACAACCTCACTCGCCGTAAAACGTTTTGAAGCAGAAGTTTCTAAAAACTTAGCAAGAAAGTTTGATATCGTCCAACGAATTGCCATCACTGAAAACCGTTTGAACTTTTTACTCGGAAGGTTCCCAGAAAAAATCACAAGAAAATCAGGAGATTTTTTAGACATCACACTTCCTGAAATTCAAAAATCAGTTCCTGTTGATCTTTTGGAAAATCGACCAGACATCAAACAAGCTACCTTGATTTTAGAATCGAGAAAATTGGATGTCGAAGTGGCTCGGGCAAAATTTTATCCTTCACTTATGATTGATGGAAACATTGGATATGAAGCCTTTAATTCTAAACATTTTAAAGGAACACCTGTATCGCTCGCTTATGGTTTAGGCGGTGGAATCATTGCTCCACTCATCAACAGAAAAGCCATTGAAGCGAACTACGCAACGGCAAACAATCTTCAAATCCAAGCTTTATACAATTATGAAGTTTCCCTACTGAAAGCTTTTACAGAAGTCACCAACCAAATTGTAAAAATAAACAATTTAAACCAAAAGTTTGAAGCAAAAACCAAACAAGTATTGAACCTAAAAGAATCAGTAGAAATTTCTAACATTCTATTTAAAGCCGGCCGCATTGATTACATCGATGTTTTATTCACACAACGGGATTTCTTAGAAGCTCAAATCGAAGTGTATGAATTAAAATACAGTTTATTAGAATCTAACGTTGGTTTGTATAAAGCACTTGGTGGCGGTTGGCGAGGACAAAAAGAACCTGAAGGTCAAAGAAAAACGAGTAACTTCTAA
- a CDS encoding acyl-CoA thioesterase, whose amino-acid sequence MKSKAGSFQYKLRVRYSEVDSQGIVFNANYLNYLDVAITEYFRSKGISYSEFIDRYQLDFHVVQSLIDYRNGAKFDDELEISLDPSYQSSKIFWSFQIHCNDKRICSGMLTYITVSHVTKKIVSLPKEVGQLMQFELKVDLKPTE is encoded by the coding sequence ATGAAATCAAAGGCAGGTTCTTTCCAATATAAACTCCGAGTTCGGTATTCAGAAGTAGATTCTCAAGGGATTGTTTTTAACGCCAACTATTTGAATTATTTGGATGTAGCTATTACCGAATACTTTCGATCGAAAGGAATTTCTTATTCTGAATTTATCGATCGTTACCAACTTGATTTTCATGTCGTACAATCGTTAATTGATTATCGAAATGGTGCTAAGTTTGATGATGAGTTGGAAATTTCATTAGATCCAAGTTATCAGTCGTCTAAAATTTTTTGGTCGTTTCAGATTCACTGCAACGACAAACGAATCTGTTCAGGGATGCTTACTTATATTACAGTGAGTCATGTAACAAAGAAAATTGTCTCGTTACCGAAAGAGGTGGGTCAATTGATGCAGTTTGAACTGAAGGTAGATTTAAAACCCACTGAATGA
- a CDS encoding Zn-ribbon domain-containing OB-fold protein: protein MNVIETIPGIHCKQCDFKVAEQTSFCPSCGSESIETVSLKPNGIIHSFTVVYVGFGHMAARAPYVLAIVQTEENVKLTTVIEGVTDFNVVKIGDKVRFKGMDEKIGPVFQY, encoded by the coding sequence ATGAACGTAATCGAAACCATTCCGGGAATCCATTGTAAACAATGCGATTTTAAAGTGGCAGAACAAACTTCCTTTTGCCCCTCCTGCGGAAGTGAATCCATTGAGACTGTAAGTCTAAAACCAAATGGAATCATCCATTCGTTTACGGTTGTATATGTTGGATTTGGCCATATGGCTGCACGTGCTCCTTACGTTTTGGCGATTGTACAAACGGAAGAAAATGTAAAACTAACTACTGTGATTGAAGGTGTTACTGACTTTAACGTCGTAAAAATTGGAGACAAGGTTCGATTCAAAGGTATGGACGAAAAGATTGGCCCTGTATTTCAATATTAG
- a CDS encoding acetyl-CoA C-acetyltransferase has translation MGNSYIIDAVRTPRGKGKKRGTLASVHPQELAAATLKAIQSRTGIDPKTVEEVVMGCVSQVADQAACIARYAVMAAHWPKDVPGYTVNRFCGSGLQALNNVANHVGSGAMELGVGGGVESMSRVKMGDDMVGRDFNVGNDKIAAHYNLVPQGISADLIATKYDISREEADRFAESSQQKAHAAIQNGYFKKSVIPITLDDGTVVTEEENPRLESDYAFLSGLGPVFKTIGEKELDAIALRSYPEVTKINHIHTLGNSSGIVDGAAAILVTNDDGLKKYGLKPRARILATVATGEDPTIMLTGPVSASQKALKQAGLTVKDIDLWEINEAFASVVLYVKKTLGIDESKINVNGGSIALGHPLGATGAILTGTVLDELERRDLRYGLITLCIGGGMGIATIIERLK, from the coding sequence ATGGGGAATTCCTATATTATTGATGCTGTCCGAACTCCGAGAGGAAAGGGCAAAAAACGCGGGACACTTGCATCCGTCCACCCACAAGAATTAGCTGCTGCCACATTAAAAGCCATCCAATCACGTACCGGAATTGATCCCAAAACGGTAGAAGAAGTTGTTATGGGTTGTGTATCCCAAGTTGCTGACCAAGCTGCATGTATTGCGCGTTATGCGGTTATGGCAGCTCATTGGCCAAAAGATGTTCCAGGTTATACTGTGAACCGATTTTGTGGATCAGGATTACAAGCACTCAACAACGTAGCAAACCATGTTGGATCGGGAGCTATGGAACTTGGGGTTGGTGGTGGAGTTGAATCCATGAGCCGTGTGAAAATGGGTGATGATATGGTCGGTCGTGATTTTAACGTTGGTAACGATAAAATTGCCGCACATTACAATCTCGTTCCACAAGGGATTTCTGCAGACCTAATCGCAACTAAGTATGATATTTCTCGTGAAGAAGCAGATCGTTTTGCCGAATCTTCACAACAAAAAGCACATGCAGCCATTCAAAATGGATATTTTAAAAAATCTGTGATCCCAATTACTTTGGATGATGGTACTGTTGTGACTGAAGAAGAAAACCCACGTTTGGAATCTGATTATGCATTCCTTTCTGGTCTTGGTCCTGTATTCAAAACAATCGGTGAAAAAGAATTAGATGCCATCGCATTACGTTCTTATCCAGAAGTAACAAAAATCAACCACATCCATACACTTGGAAACTCTTCCGGAATCGTGGATGGTGCGGCTGCGATTTTAGTTACCAATGATGATGGTTTGAAAAAATACGGTTTGAAACCACGTGCTAGAATTCTTGCAACAGTGGCAACTGGTGAAGATCCAACGATCATGTTAACAGGCCCTGTTTCTGCTTCTCAAAAAGCATTGAAACAAGCAGGACTTACTGTAAAAGACATTGACCTTTGGGAAATCAACGAAGCATTCGCCTCTGTTGTGTTATATGTAAAGAAAACACTCGGAATTGATGAATCCAAAATCAACGTAAATGGGGGATCGATTGCCCTTGGACATCCGCTCGGAGCAACGGGAGCCATCTTAACTGGAACCGTTCTAGATGAGTTGGAAAGAAGAGACCTTCGTTACGGTCTAATCACTCTTTGTATCGGTGGCGGAATGGGAATTGCGACCATCATTGAAAGATTGAAGTAA
- a CDS encoding NuoI/complex I 23 kDa subunit family protein, producing the protein MGTINVVNVAKKHQFSWYEKFYFWSIGKGLWITLKHFLKVALFNKQVTIEYPDKKRQYSTRFRGMHSMKRDEQGRERCTACFCCMWICPANAIHIEAAEVPSERQHLHPEDKFAKKFEINLLRCIFCGLCEEACPKGAIYLDGTGEMAADNREDLFLTKERMMEKTGGPILGQRN; encoded by the coding sequence TTGGGAACCATTAATGTAGTCAATGTCGCCAAAAAACACCAGTTTTCTTGGTATGAGAAGTTCTATTTTTGGTCCATCGGTAAAGGCCTTTGGATTACACTCAAACATTTCCTCAAGGTGGCTTTGTTCAATAAACAAGTAACCATCGAATATCCTGATAAAAAACGCCAGTACTCTACTCGTTTTCGTGGAATGCACTCCATGAAACGTGATGAACAAGGTCGGGAAAGATGTACTGCTTGTTTTTGTTGTATGTGGATTTGTCCTGCCAATGCAATTCATATCGAAGCAGCAGAAGTTCCTTCAGAACGCCAACACCTCCATCCGGAAGATAAGTTTGCAAAGAAGTTTGAAATCAACTTACTGCGTTGTATCTTTTGTGGTCTTTGTGAGGAAGCATGTCCTAAAGGTGCCATTTATTTGGATGGAACTGGTGAGATGGCAGCTGACAACCGTGAAGATTTATTTTTAACCAAAGAAAGAATGATGGAAAAAACAGGTGGTCCGATTCTCGGCCAAAGGAATTAA
- a CDS encoding 2Fe-2S iron-sulfur cluster-binding protein — protein sequence MVKIKIDGVEFEVDEKKNLIDATKEVGVEIPYFCYHPALSIVGMCRMCLIEIEGVPRLQAACNTPVKEGMGIITKSDRVKEARAGTMEFLLANHPLDCPVCDKAGECRLQDNAFGSGSGHSRFEFDKRNIPQEEIGTNLIINHNRCIVCYRCVRFEEEKVGQSNLGLFERGNHSIIGLAKSEPIDHNYQGALADICPVGALLNNKTLFKSRVWWYKSQKSVCHGCSTGCNVTTNVRDNKMYRYMVRENYDEGMFFLCDKGRFDLDWMNQNRLHSYLEGGKPSTSKEVISKIVDRIKSAKAIAVLGGAHESNETLESLKKGLAQISQELGGKSIQWESRVTEAQNKETEQVDFLLTKDTHPNTRGAVDLGITTTSGVSGILSAIKSGSIDLVIVLKESIPEGIDPSKVISFDTNLTDAAKNASLAAPIQIFAESAGSFTNKTGLKQNFEQSMNAIKGLLSSAGVVDSIFQKLTERVEASVGNH from the coding sequence TTGGTTAAGATAAAGATAGACGGAGTCGAATTCGAAGTCGACGAAAAGAAAAACCTCATCGACGCCACAAAAGAAGTTGGAGTCGAAATCCCTTACTTTTGTTACCACCCAGCGTTAAGCATTGTCGGTATGTGCCGCATGTGTCTCATTGAAATTGAGGGCGTTCCTCGTTTACAAGCAGCTTGTAACACTCCTGTAAAGGAAGGAATGGGGATCATAACAAAATCAGACCGAGTGAAAGAAGCTCGTGCTGGTACCATGGAATTTCTCCTCGCAAATCACCCGTTAGATTGTCCTGTTTGTGATAAAGCTGGTGAATGCCGTTTGCAAGACAACGCATTTGGTTCCGGTTCTGGACATTCCAGATTTGAATTTGATAAACGTAATATTCCACAAGAAGAGATTGGAACGAATCTCATCATCAATCATAATCGTTGTATTGTTTGTTATCGCTGTGTTCGTTTTGAAGAAGAGAAGGTCGGCCAGTCTAACCTTGGTCTTTTTGAACGTGGAAATCATTCCATCATTGGCCTTGCTAAATCAGAACCAATTGATCACAACTACCAAGGTGCTTTGGCAGATATTTGTCCTGTCGGTGCACTACTGAATAACAAAACATTATTTAAATCACGTGTTTGGTGGTATAAATCACAAAAATCAGTATGTCATGGTTGTTCTACAGGTTGTAACGTTACAACGAACGTAAGAGATAATAAAATGTATCGTTATATGGTTCGCGAGAACTATGATGAAGGTATGTTTTTTCTTTGTGACAAAGGCCGATTTGATTTGGATTGGATGAATCAAAATCGCCTACATAGTTATTTGGAAGGGGGAAAACCTTCCACATCGAAAGAAGTCATTTCAAAAATTGTAGATCGAATCAAATCGGCAAAAGCGATTGCTGTGTTAGGTGGAGCTCATGAATCCAATGAAACATTAGAATCATTGAAAAAAGGTCTCGCACAGATTTCGCAGGAACTTGGTGGAAAGTCCATTCAATGGGAATCGAGAGTCACTGAGGCACAAAACAAAGAAACGGAACAAGTGGATTTTTTACTTACTAAAGATACGCACCCGAACACAAGAGGTGCCGTAGATTTAGGAATCACGACTACTTCTGGAGTTTCTGGAATCCTCAGTGCTATCAAGTCTGGATCTATTGATTTGGTGATTGTTTTGAAGGAATCTATCCCTGAAGGAATTGATCCATCTAAGGTAATTTCTTTTGATACCAATTTGACTGATGCAGCAAAGAACGCAAGTTTGGCGGCACCAATTCAAATATTTGCAGAATCTGCAGGTAGTTTTACCAATAAAACGGGTCTGAAACAAAACTTTGAACAATCTATGAATGCAATCAAAGGACTATTATCTTCGGCAGGTGTTGTGGATTCAATTTTCCAAAAACTGACTGAAAGAGTGGAGGCATCCGTTGGGAACCATTAA
- a CDS encoding response regulator produces the protein MNRPKVYKILLLEDDESTAKLLLHTLERYNFDVTHVVDGMSGLTKIRNNSYDLVISDVNMPYLDGISFLEKGKEMLKMTPVIMLTAVGEKDQVRRAAFSHVTAYLLKPIANQALLEKIAQVLQLKPENIIDKKEFPLVINVSELSISQMLLEIKGCPGKKSLEEIYDRFMLSLAGRGTFTNLRINLDKTFFYEVRALQILDDLTAKILKHTNIRASSFFLDSEFFNDNVVNLQPYSYLSEVNIISK, from the coding sequence ATGAATCGACCTAAAGTTTATAAAATTTTACTTCTCGAAGATGATGAAAGTACGGCAAAACTGTTATTACATACGTTAGAAAGGTATAACTTTGATGTTACCCACGTTGTGGACGGAATGTCCGGGCTTACTAAAATCAGAAACAACAGTTATGATTTAGTAATTAGTGATGTGAATATGCCTTATTTGGATGGGATTAGTTTTTTAGAAAAGGGAAAGGAAATGTTAAAGATGACTCCGGTCATCATGTTAACTGCAGTTGGTGAAAAAGACCAAGTACGACGTGCTGCCTTTAGTCATGTTACGGCTTATCTCCTGAAACCCATCGCTAACCAAGCTCTCTTGGAAAAAATTGCACAAGTACTGCAGTTAAAACCGGAAAACATCATTGATAAAAAGGAATTTCCATTAGTGATCAACGTCTCCGAATTATCCATTTCTCAGATGTTATTGGAGATTAAGGGTTGCCCGGGCAAAAAATCTTTAGAAGAGATTTATGATCGGTTTATGTTGTCTCTCGCAGGTCGTGGAACTTTCACCAATTTGAGAATCAATCTCGATAAGACCTTCTTTTACGAAGTTCGAGCCTTACAGATCTTGGATGATCTCACTGCAAAAATTCTAAAACATACCAATATTCGAGCAAGTTCCTTCTTTTTGGATTCGGAATTCTTCAATGACAATGTAGTGAATTTACAACCCTACAGCTATCTTTCCGAGGTAAATATAATTTCAAAATGA
- the aroC gene encoding chorismate synthase, which yields MPSSWGKIFRVSTYGESHGTSVGVVVDGVPAGLPFPEEEIQKDLTRRRPGQNDLTTPRDEKDRMVVESGVFEGKTTGSPILMKVNNQNTIGSDYDEMAHVFRPSHADYTYSEKYGHRAHVGGGRSSVRETIGRVAAAGLARVILERELGISTVGWVDTIGPIDSNISELEYPISRDIVDKFPTRCPNQSANDEMETLIRKLRDEGDSVGGVVKVAVRNLPPGLGDPVYDKLDADLAKAILSISACKGFEVGSGFSGTRQTGSKHNDEFYIEEGTGKVKTRTNNSGGIQGGISNGMDLVIRAAFKPTSTIKKEQRTINDKNEETILKAKGRHDPCVLPRAVPIVEAVVNLVLVDAYLYQRALQPKWFMKYANLDSIPEQ from the coding sequence ATGCCTTCCAGTTGGGGAAAAATTTTTAGAGTATCGACGTATGGTGAGTCCCACGGAACTTCCGTTGGTGTTGTTGTGGATGGAGTTCCTGCGGGGCTTCCATTTCCAGAAGAAGAAATTCAAAAAGATCTAACGCGCCGTAGACCTGGGCAAAACGATCTTACCACTCCTCGTGATGAAAAAGACCGAATGGTTGTTGAATCGGGAGTGTTTGAAGGAAAAACTACCGGTAGTCCCATCCTCATGAAAGTGAACAACCAAAACACGATTGGAAGTGACTATGATGAAATGGCTCATGTCTTTCGTCCTTCACATGCAGATTATACTTATTCAGAAAAATATGGTCATCGTGCCCATGTGGGTGGTGGCAGATCTTCGGTTCGAGAAACCATCGGCCGCGTTGCCGCTGCAGGTCTTGCTCGTGTGATCTTAGAACGTGAGTTAGGTATCTCCACTGTTGGTTGGGTGGATACTATCGGCCCAATTGATTCAAATATTAGTGAATTAGAATATCCTATCTCAAGGGATATTGTTGACAAGTTTCCAACAAGATGTCCAAATCAATCGGCTAATGATGAAATGGAAACTCTCATTCGTAAACTTCGAGATGAAGGAGATTCGGTTGGTGGAGTGGTTAAAGTTGCCGTGCGAAATCTTCCTCCAGGTCTTGGTGATCCCGTTTATGATAAATTAGATGCCGATCTCGCAAAGGCAATTTTGTCTATTTCTGCATGTAAAGGATTTGAAGTGGGTTCTGGATTTTCCGGTACTCGCCAAACAGGCAGTAAACACAATGATGAGTTTTATATTGAAGAAGGAACAGGAAAAGTAAAAACGAGAACTAACAATTCTGGTGGAATCCAAGGTGGAATTTCAAACGGAATGGATCTGGTTATTCGTGCTGCGTTTAAGCCAACTTCAACGATTAAAAAAGAACAAAGAACCATTAACGATAAAAACGAAGAAACCATTCTAAAAGCTAAGGGTCGTCATGATCCTTGTGTGTTGCCAAGAGCCGTTCCGATTGTAGAAGCTGTGGTCAATCTTGTGCTTGTAGATGCTTATTTATACCAAAGGGCATTACAACCAAAATGGTTTATGAAATATGCGAATTTAGATTCTATACCAGAACAATGA
- a CDS encoding LIC_10042 family TonB-like protein, with product MHILFEGPKYKALAIAFGSHLLVLFALFGYNLQRDIDSPFLNLKEGGAVSTIRLQFSSGIGKPSDSSQTNPTPEDGAKTVEKEIAEFQNCLSYPPLALEQKLEDVCVYKLLVKEDGTLEKIAVVTACRYAVFDLQVRRQLADWQFQYSKGKEFVLPIRFRLDVRD from the coding sequence ATGCACATTCTTTTTGAAGGTCCGAAATACAAGGCTCTCGCCATCGCTTTTGGATCTCATCTTCTGGTTCTATTTGCTCTATTTGGCTATAACCTCCAAAGGGACATAGATTCTCCATTTTTAAATCTAAAAGAGGGTGGAGCCGTTTCTACGATTCGTTTGCAATTTTCTTCAGGAATTGGAAAACCTTCGGACTCTTCTCAAACAAATCCCACACCAGAGGATGGGGCCAAAACCGTGGAAAAAGAAATCGCCGAATTCCAAAATTGCCTAAGTTATCCTCCTCTCGCCTTGGAACAAAAATTAGAGGATGTTTGTGTTTATAAATTGCTCGTAAAAGAAGATGGTACTCTAGAAAAAATTGCAGTGGTCACCGCATGTAGGTATGCGGTCTTTGATTTACAAGTGCGTCGGCAACTCGCCGATTGGCAGTTCCAATATTCCAAAGGTAAAGAATTTGTTCTACCCATTAGGTTCCGTTTAGATGTCCGAGATTAA
- a CDS encoding UpxY family transcription antiterminator: protein MSEINPSIEESAWYIVYTKPRAEKKLSLLLKKYHLENYLPIRKERKKWTDRFKWIHTPILPSYIFVKIVFWRDKNKVLQLPGSHHFVFHKGQPATVTQDDLDILEFGLQKYAESLIISPESVLEKGKKVRIIGGAYVGKTMEIIKVKNKTKVILRIPEINTAFVYEVEVDDLAWEELLT from the coding sequence ATGTCCGAGATTAATCCCTCCATAGAAGAAAGTGCTTGGTACATTGTTTATACCAAACCCAGGGCCGAAAAAAAACTCAGTTTACTTCTAAAAAAATACCATTTGGAAAACTACCTTCCCATCCGCAAAGAACGCAAAAAATGGACAGACAGGTTTAAATGGATTCATACTCCCATCCTGCCCTCTTATATTTTTGTAAAAATTGTTTTTTGGCGGGATAAAAATAAAGTCCTCCAATTACCGGGCTCCCACCATTTTGTATTTCATAAGGGCCAACCCGCGACTGTGACCCAAGATGATTTGGATATTTTAGAATTTGGTCTTCAAAAATATGCAGAATCATTGATCATCAGTCCAGAATCCGTATTGGAAAAAGGGAAAAAAGTTCGCATCATTGGCGGTGCCTATGTAGGCAAAACTATGGAAATTATAAAAGTTAAAAATAAAACAAAAGTGATACTTCGTATTCCGGAGATTAACACCGCTTTTGTATACGAAGTTGAAGTGGATGATTTGGCCTGGGAGGAATTACTCACATGA
- a CDS encoding KpsF/GutQ family sugar-phosphate isomerase, whose protein sequence is MKEKDTISIVKQALDDEISSLVHFRDQLDPSVKDCIDLILKSSGKVIVTGVGKSGDIAKKISHTLSSTGTSAYFLHPTDASHGDSGIVGPDDVVLAIGKSGESEELNYILPTLRKIGAKIVGITANNKSKLAALSDVVIITPVLKEACPLDLAPTSSTTIALVLGDAIAVALMELKNFQANDFALYHPAGRLGKRLSLYLSDVMRKGERNASISVDANLETILKEITEKGIGATGVVDSESKLIGLITDYDIRKYLTKNTLLPTVTAKDMMNAKPSSFRPEEKAYDVLIKMEGRERPISVAPVVDETGRFVGMISLHDLLQKGL, encoded by the coding sequence ATGAAAGAAAAAGATACTATATCCATCGTAAAACAAGCACTAGATGATGAAATTTCATCTCTTGTCCATTTTCGTGATCAATTAGATCCATCCGTAAAGGACTGCATTGATTTGATTTTAAAATCTTCTGGGAAAGTGATTGTTACAGGTGTTGGTAAATCAGGTGATATTGCTAAAAAAATTTCGCATACACTTTCTTCTACAGGAACCTCTGCTTATTTTTTACACCCGACAGATGCCTCCCATGGAGATTCCGGAATCGTTGGACCGGATGATGTTGTACTTGCTATCGGTAAAAGTGGAGAATCCGAAGAATTAAATTACATTCTACCAACTCTTCGCAAGATTGGAGCAAAAATTGTAGGAATCACAGCAAACAACAAATCAAAGTTAGCAGCTCTATCGGACGTGGTTATCATTACTCCTGTATTAAAAGAAGCTTGTCCTTTAGATTTGGCCCCTACATCGAGTACTACTATAGCATTGGTACTTGGAGATGCCATTGCTGTGGCTCTTATGGAATTAAAAAACTTTCAGGCCAATGATTTTGCTTTATACCATCCTGCAGGTCGATTGGGAAAAAGGCTTTCATTGTATCTATCGGATGTTATGCGAAAAGGCGAAAGGAATGCTTCGATTTCTGTAGATGCCAATCTTGAAACCATCTTAAAGGAAATCACGGAAAAAGGAATTGGTGCCACAGGTGTAGTAGATTCAGAATCCAAACTCATTGGTCTCATCACTGACTACGATATTCGCAAGTATCTCACTAAAAACACACTTCTTCCGACTGTAACAGCGAAAGACATGATGAATGCAAAACCAAGTAGTTTCCGACCCGAGGAAAAAGCATACGATGTTTTAATCAAAATGGAAGGGCGGGAACGTCCGATTTCTGTGGCTCCCGTTGTGGATGAAACAGGTCGATTTGTGGGAATGATTTCCCTTCACGATTTATTACAAAAAGGACTATAA
- a CDS encoding type I 3-dehydroquinate dehydratase codes for MPESYKIIASVGEDELRHLQKKDVKEVDVIEVRLDLFSRNYIQKEMKKKLKALGLPVLFTYRRAEDSSVRSYVKLFHEDVEGILKDFNDNANYLDIELNREDTIFRNYETLNYRIIYSYHSFKKSILANEMTNYINKAKPVKKKNPIFKFAITPEDIEETADFLNDIKLLSKTNTMIGICMGELGILSRVFGDKFHSSFTYMTLGEPKAPGQISVDTFKKLRADLFKSPGSGKDSKED; via the coding sequence ATGCCAGAATCCTACAAAATCATAGCTTCTGTTGGTGAAGATGAACTTCGCCATTTACAAAAAAAAGATGTAAAGGAAGTCGATGTGATCGAAGTCCGATTGGATCTTTTTTCTAGAAACTATATTCAAAAAGAGATGAAGAAAAAATTGAAAGCACTTGGTCTTCCTGTGCTTTTTACCTACAGAAGAGCAGAAGACAGCAGTGTCCGTTCTTATGTAAAACTTTTCCATGAAGATGTAGAAGGAATCCTCAAAGATTTTAATGATAATGCCAATTACCTGGATATTGAATTGAATCGTGAAGATACTATCTTTCGTAATTACGAAACCCTCAACTATCGGATTATCTATTCCTACCATTCTTTCAAAAAATCTATTCTTGCGAATGAAATGACGAATTACATTAATAAAGCGAAACCAGTGAAGAAAAAAAATCCAATCTTCAAGTTTGCTATCACACCAGAAGACATAGAAGAAACAGCAGATTTTTTAAATGATATTAAACTTTTATCCAAAACCAATACGATGATCGGAATTTGTATGGGTGAACTCGGAATTCTTTCGCGAGTATTTGGTGATAAATTTCATTCTTCCTTCACCTATATGACTTTAGGTGAACCGAAAGCTCCTGGACAAATCTCTGTTGATACTTTTAAAAAATTAAGAGCTGACTTGTTCAAAAGTCCTGGTTCCGGAAAAGATTCTAAAGAAGATTAG